One Silene latifolia isolate original U9 population chromosome 4, ASM4854445v1, whole genome shotgun sequence DNA segment encodes these proteins:
- the LOC141653523 gene encoding F-box protein At5g07610-like, which produces MMEEPTSGEKVAGSEDLTAEIFIRLPANSLALCKWVSKQWLSLITSPTFIKKHTLTYPPLLSGLFLIPRQPGQSHKIHSLSLNQTKPSFPFVDFLNYRGLEIIHACKGLLICYSQSEMTHYVCNPTTRQLRQLHSCPYLRNDEFALNLVFDPLRSPNYKVVCLQKVDGQESNYKIAIYSSETGVWSLSEEPFFVPDDVEFKDGVSCNNAIHWLKNTVSGLYLDLNNTEMLQEMPELPRRDEVEVSQYKFKYFGKSKDYLFYIISRPLLNYYEIYQMKEDYSGWDLKSRLNLNVLVTKYPSIARHFGFHPLFSEYECDVLSVVHSGDEDEDEDLEVVLSIPGEVVTFNLKKKTSTEMHDPVFRPSDVTIWYKTHSVYEYFETLSLV; this is translated from the coding sequence ATGATGGAGGAACCAACATCTGGTGAGAAAGTTGCAGGTAGCGAAGATTTAACAGCAGAAATATTCATCCGTTTGCCTGCAAATTCTCTCGCTCTATGTAAATGGGTGTCGAAACAATGGCTTTCTTTAATTACCAGTCCTACATTCATCAAAAAACACACCCTTACTTATCCGCCATTATTATCTGGCCTCTTCTTAATCCCTAGACAACCCGGCCAATCTCATAAAATTCATTCCCTTTCACTTAATCAAACAAAACCCAGTTTTCCATTTGTCGACTTCCTCAATTATCGAGGGTTAGAAATTATACATGCCTGCAAAGGACTGCTTATCTGTTATTCTCAATCTGAGATGACACATTACGTGTGCAATCCAACAACCCGCCAGCTCAGACAGCTTCATAGCTGCCCGTATCTGAGAAATGATGAATTTGCGCTTAATTTAGTGTTTGACCCCCTGAGATCACCTAATTACAAGGTTGTCTGCCTGCAAAAGGTAGATGGGCAGGAGTCAAACTACAAGATAGCCATATATTCGTCTGAGACGGGTGTATGGAGTCTCTCTGAAGAGCCTTTTTTCGTCCCTGATGATGTGGAGTTCAAGGACGGTGTCTCCTGCAATAATGCAATTCACTGGCTGAAGAACACTGTCAGCGGACTGTACCTTGACTTGAATAATACAGAGATGCTACAAGAAATGCCAGAGCTTCCTAGAAGGGATGAAGTGGAAGTATCACAGTATAAATTTAAGTACTTTGGTAAATCCAAAGACTACTTGTTCTATATAATTTCGCGCCCTCTTCTAAACTATTACGAGATATACCAGATGAAGGAAGATTACTCGGGATGGGATCTGAAATCAAGGCTTAATCTCAATGTATTAGTCACAAAATATCCTTCTATAGCACGGCATTTTGGGTTTCATCCTTTATTTTCTGAATATGAGTGTGATGTCTTGAGTGTTGTTCATTCTGGGGACGAGGACGAGGACGAAGATTTGGAAGTTGTGCTATCAATACCGGGGGAAGTTGTAACTTTTAATCTCAAGAAGAAAACCTCAACAGAGATGCATGATCCGGTGTTCCGTCCCTCTGATGTAACTATTTGGTATAAAACCCATTCAGTGTATGAATATTTTGAGACATTGTCTCTTGTTTAA
- the LOC141653522 gene encoding F-box protein At5g07610-like, translating into MEVKAVVNVDYDDNDEYLSADESGIETEDLSAGDLSGGLYFSLPDINFDLDFGYQLTEPLFPTMSNQDFLRYYSLDPPSVSGLVLIPKQASENPPIEYVSLNNSQTSDFPDFSFLQELKLTILQSCNELLLCYSHASQSYYISNLATHQIDQLPSFPVMGNISTATVNLGFDPKISPNYKVISVQKLDPKLHQISMYSDQTRTWTISGKPFDAPGDMDFNEGVFCNGAIHWMRRTPKGLYFDVNTEILKEMPKPPVNKEHSLVSCEYFGGSYGRLYYGSSSPDLPYFELFEMKEDYSGWFLKTWIDLQVLAMDFPLIARRSKNPHPLFGRYEADIISVVQDQYYEDFEVILAIPGEVIAYNPVRKFATNLCDLRLSGDDRAVWYRIYSCYQVL; encoded by the coding sequence ATGGAGGTAAAGGCAGTTGTCAATGTCGactatgatgataatgatgagtACTTATCAGCTGACGAGAGCGGCATTGAGACAGAAGACTTATCAGCTGGAGACTTATCAGGTGGTCTTTACTTCTCTTTACCAGACATAAACTTCGATCTAGATTTCGGTTATCAACTGACAGAGCCTTTGTTCCCAACCATGTCCAATCAAGACTTCCTGAGGTATTACTCCCTTGACCCTCCCTCGGTATCTGGTCTTGTTTTGATCCCTAAACAGGCGTCTGAAAACCCGCCAATTGAGTATGTTTCACTCAACAATTCTCAAACTAGCGACTTCCCGGATTTTTCATTTCTTCAAGAATTGAAACTTACAATATTACAATCTTGTAATGAGCTATTACTTTGCTATTCCCATGCATCCCAATCGTATTACATTTCTAATCTCGCAACACACCAGATCGACCAGCTTCCTAGCTTTCCTGTCATGGGAAACATATCTACAGCCACTGTAAATTTGGGGTTTGATCCGAAAATTTCACCTAATTACAAAGTCATCTCTGTTCAAAAGCTAGACCCGAAACTTCATCAGATATCCATGTACTCGGATCAAACCCGTACGTGGACCATCTCAGGTAAGCCCTTTGACGCACCTGGTGACATGGACTTCAACGAGGGAGTCTTCTGCAATGGCGCAATTCACTGGATGAGACGCACACCAAAAGGGCTTTACTTTGATGTTAATACAGAGATCCTGAAAGAGATGCCTAAGCCTCCAGTTAATAAAGAACATTCCCTGGTCAGCTGCGAGTATTTTGGAGGGTCCTACGGCCGTCTTTACTATGGCAGCTCATCACCCGACCTGCCTTATTTCGAACTCTTTGAGATGAAAGAAGACTACAGTGGTTGGTTTCTGAAGACTTGGATTGATTTACAGGTCTTAGCAATGGATTTCCCCCTTATTGCTCGCAGATCCAAAAACCCACACCCTTTATTTGGACGTTATGAGGCTGACATTATATCAGTTGTACAAGACCAGTATTATGAAGATTTTGAGGTCATTCTCGCCATTCCCGGTGAAGTTATTGCCTATAACCCTGTTAGGAAATTCGCGACAAACTTGTGTGACTTAAGGCTAAGTGGAGATGACA
- the LOC141651564 gene encoding uncharacterized protein LOC141651564: MERRGSYKDKNRIGDRGREFCKKKLWHLLVPRIWKILVWKILTNTLPIGVEFEKRKLAIDSFCCMCGEDRRKVESAEHLFRDCEISSRIWAGSELGIRVENAGTINITDWIIDWIRYLYSRKEGERSVIIFVAILWGLWNIRNNIIFKGMTTNPQILANCLYKSVNENVRILSDHVEGKDMHWIIREGHEELSTSILAEIREGNPVRVISTQGKCEVVRVKVDASWGQNYEAAVGWVAYDCTGKEIIRRQIKARAESALQAEALGVREVLIWAHNSGILHLDISSACLQLINQIAGVEKENHLIKYLLENLRELYASYHCLCFNFIPRHLNTVAQSIAISFTICASMLSLSNVLEKNCSM, translated from the exons ATGGAAAGGAGAGGCTCATACAAGGATAAAAACAGGATTGGGGACAGGGGTAGAGAGTTTTGCAAGAAAAAATTGTGGCACCTACTGGTTCCAAGAATATGGAAAATTCTCGTATGGAAGATCCTTACCAACACATTACCCATTGGAGTGGAGTTCGAAAAGCGCAAACTGGCGATAGATTCTTTTTGCTGCATGTGTGGTGAAGATCGTAGAAAAGTTGAATCGGCAGAACATTTGTTCAGAGACTGCGAGATATCAAGCAGGATTTGGGCAGGATCGGAGCTTGGAATTAGAGTCGAGAATGCAGGGACAATAAATATCACGGATTGGATTATTGACTGGATCCGATATCTTTATAGTAGAAAAGAAGGGGAAAGGAGTGTGATCATTTTTGTGGCGATCTTGTGGGGTCTATGGAATATAAGAAATAATATAATCTTTAAAGGTATGACAACGAATCCGCAGATTCTCGCTAATTGTTTATACAAGTCTGTTAATGAAAATGTACGGATCTTGAGCGATCATGTCGAAGGAAAAGATATGCATTGGATTATAAGAGAGGGACATGAGGAATTGTCTACATCTATACTAGCGGAGATACGAGAGGGGAATCCGGTAAGAGTCATAAGCACACAAGGGAAATGCGAGGTGGTACGGGTTAAGGTGGATGCTAGCTGGGGGCAGAATTATGAGGCGGCCGTAGGCTGGGTGGCATATGACTGCACAGGTAAGGAGATTATACGTAGACAGATAAAAGCAAGAGCTGAATCGGCACTGCAAGCGGAAGCGTTGGGTGTACGAGAAGTACTTATATGGGCTCATAACAGTGGAATTCTTCATCTTGATATTTCTTCGGCCTGCTTGCAGCTTATCAATCAAATTGCGGGAGTGGAGAAGGAAAATCATTTGATCAAATATCTTTTGGAGAATCTACGAGAGCTCTATGCGTCGTATCATTGTCTGTGTTTTAATTTTATCCCGAGGCATCTTAATACTGTAGCAc AAAGCATTGCTATCAGTTTTACTATATGTGCTAGTATGCTGTCATTATCAAATGTATTAGAGAAGAACTGTTCAATGTAA